The DNA segment GGGAGGTGCCGCTGCCATTTGTGCCGAGCTTGCTGGTAGGGGCGGATGTGGCGTACGGGGAAAGGCAGGCGGTGGCGGCGGTGGTAGTTTGGGACCTTCGGGAAGGCAAGGTGGTTTGGGAAGAGACCCGGGAGGGCCCTGTGGCCGCCGAGTACCGGCCGGGGCTTTTCTTCCTGCGGGAAGCGCCGTTGGTCCTCCCGCTTCTTTCTAGGGTGCCCTTGGATGGTTGGGTTGCGTTACTCCATGGGCACGGGATGGCCCACCCATTGGGTGCGGGTTTGGCTTCGGTGGTGGGGGTGCTTTTGGGACGCCCCACAGTGGGCTGTGCGGGCTCGCTTCTCTGCGGCCGCGGGGGCGAGCCGGGGGAAGAAAAGGGGAGCTGGAGCCCGGTGTGGTGGCAGGGAAAGCGAGTGGGGGCCTTTCTCCGCACGAGGGCTGGAGTAAAGCCGTTGGTGGTTTCGGTGGGACACGGGTTGACGTTAGAGGAAGCGGTGGGCCTGGTGCACGCGGCAAGCGTTTACCGTTTCCCCGAGCCGTTGCGGCTGGCGGATGCTCTGGCCCGGAAGAGCTTAAGGGCTGCCGCGGGAGGCGTTTAAAGGGGTTTGCCCGCCGCGTGTCTGATGTCTAAGATGGGCTTGATGAGGAAGAACGACGCGGTGGTGCCGGTGGACGAGGAAGCACTTCAGCTCCTTTACGACGCGGTGCGTTGCCTTCCCGCGGGTCTTATCGTGGTGAGCGAGGACGGGCGCATTGCCTTTTGCAATCCCCTGGCGGATGCCATCCGCGGGGTGGGCGAGCGGGTGGGTCACCCGGTGGCCGAGTGCCATCCCCCCCGCGCTTTGCCGGCTTTGGACAGGCTTTTGGAGCGTTTCCGCCACGCTCCCGCTGACCGTGACCACCCGCTAGTGGTGGAACGGGGTGGTAAGTGGGAGGTGCTTTACCAGCGCATTACCGGCGAGGACGGCCGCTTCCGCGGGGTGGTTTGGCTGGCCCACGACATTTCCCGGCACAAGCTTTTACAGCAACAACTTTTGCACCACGAGCGCATGGCAGGGCTGGGGAGCATGGCGGCCCGGCTGGCCCACGACATCAAAAACCCCTTAAACATCATCGCCGGCGCGGCCCACAACCTCAAGGAGCTGGTGAGCGATTCGGTGGCTCGGGAAATGGTAGGGCTCGTTGAGGATCAGGTGCGGCGGGTGGAGGATCTTCTGGCGCAACTGCGGGAGTTGACCCGCCCCCTCAAACCCCGTTTTGGGCAAGTGGCGGTCAACGAGCTCTTCAGCGAGTACCTTGGCAAGCAACCGCCGGAGGTGCGGGAGCGGGTGGAGCTGATTCCCCTGGCCGAGGAACTGCAGGCGCGTTTGGACCCCGACCTTCTGGTGCGCTTCCTCGACAACGCCCTGGCCAACGCCCTCCACCACAGCCCCACGGTTGTGCTTTCCCTCGGGGTAGCCACGGAACCGGAGGGGGAGTGGCTTTCGGTGACGGTGCGGGACTTTGGGCCGGGCTTCCCCCAGGAGGTTTTGGACCGTCTCTTTGAGCCTTTCGTTTCCACCCGTCCGGATGGGCTGGGTTTGGGCCTCACGATCATGCGGGAGGTTTGCGTGCTGCACGGTGGGGACCTGCAGGTGGCAAACCACCCCGAAGGCGGGGCGCTGGTCACCGGGCGGTTGGCCACCCGATGAGCCACCAAGGCCGGGTTTTCCTGGTGGAAGACGAGCCCGCTGCCGTGCGGGTCACGCAGTTGGCTTTGGAACGGGCCGGTTTTGAGGTGGTGGCGTGCGAAGATGCCTCCTCCGCCCTGCGCCGCTTTGACGAAGTGCACCCGGACGTGGTGCTGGCCGACTACCTGCTGCCCGGGCTTTCCGGGCTTGAGCTTTTGCGGTACGTGATCCGCCGAGCTCCCGATGTGCCGGTGGTGCTCATCACCGGCCACGGAAGCGAGAAGCTGGCGGTGGAGGCGCTTAAGCTGGGGGCCTACTCCTACCTCCCCAAGCCCTTGGATTTCGAGGAGCTGGCCTTGGTCCTCCGCCGGGCGGTGGAGCTCAAGAGGCTGCGGGAGGAAAGCCGCCAGGCGCGGCTTGCCAGCGTCACCGAAGAGCTGGTGGGTCGCTCCCAGGCTTTGGCGCAGGTGCGCCAGCTCATCGCCGACATCGCACCCACGGAGGTCACGGTGCTCATCCTGGGGGAAACCGGCACCGGGAAGGAGCTGGTGGCCCGGGCCATCCATCGCGCCTCTCGCCGTGCCCGGGGCCGTTTTGTGGCCGTCAACTGCGCGGCCATTCCCGAAACCCTGCTGGAAGCGGAGCTTTTCGGCTACGTGAAGGGAGCCTTCACAGGCGCCGAGGCGCGGCGGGAGGGGAAGTTTGTGGCCGCCTCCGGGGGAACGCTGTTTTTGGATGAGGTGGGGGAGCTTCCCCTTTCGCTGCAACCCAAGCTGTTGCGGGCCTTAGAAGAGAAGGAAGTTACGCCGCTGGGTTCCGATCGGCCGGTGGCGGTGGATGTGCGCCTGGTGGCGGCCACCAATCGGGACCTTGAGGCTCTGGTCAAAGAGGGCAGGTTTCGCCCTGACCTTTACTTCCGCCTCAACGTGGTGCCCATCCACCTTCCCCCGCTGCGGGAAAGGCGGGAGGACATTGAACCCCTGGTGCAGTACCTCCTGCCCCGCATTGCTGCCCGCCATGGCAAGCCCATCCGCGATGTCCAGCCGGAGCTTTACGCGTGGCTTTCGGCCCAGGACTGGCCGGGCAACGTGCGGGAGCTGGAAAACACCCTGGAGCGGCTGGTGGTGTTGTCCTCCGATGGTGTGTTGCGGGTCCCCGCCGGAGGTGGGGGGCTTCTCCATCCGTTTTATGAGGAAAAAGAGCGGGTACTGGCGGCTTTTGAAAAGGAGTACCTGCGCCAGGCGCTGCAGATGGTCCAGGGTAACCTGGCCGAGCTTTCCCGCCGCTCGGGGATCTCCCCCAGGCACCTTTACAACCTCTTGAGGAAGCACGGCTTACATCAGGAGAAAAGCGAGTAGGCCAAAACCCGGCCTTAGAGTGGAACCCGGCACGGTTTTGCCGCTGCTTGCTGTCGCTAACCCACTGACCTCCAACTAGTTACTATGAGTTACAAAATCCTCGGCAATGTAATGCCGAATCTCGGGCGTCGGTCGTCCTTTTGAAAATCGGCTAAAGTCTTGCCATAGCTTGACAAAGCTTTTGCGTCTGCAGTTGGCACGCAACTTGCTCTGCCTTCCCCGGGGAGGTGGTATGGCCGAGAGCAACCGCCGGGAGTTTTTGGTCAACCTCATTTTGGGCCTTTCGGTAATCCCCGGTTTTGCCTGGGCAGCGCGGCACGTGCTGCGGTACCTGGTGCCACCCAAGAGCCAACGCACCACCGAGGTGCTCCTCACGCGCCTTTCGGATTTGCCGGTAGGCAGCGGCCGGGAGTTCAAGGGGGTGTTGGGCAACGACCTAATTGCCGCACGCCTGCCCTCCGGGGACGTCAGGGTCTTTTCCTCCATTTGCACGCACCTGGGGTGCCACATCCAGTGGGATCAGGTGGCGGGGAACTTCTTGTGTCCGTGCCATCTGGGGCGGTTTGACACAGAGGGCAAGGTGCTCGCCGGTCCTCCTCCCACTCCCTTGCCTTCGTTCGCGGTGCGAGTCAGCGGCAATGACGTGTACGTGACGGTTCCGGTAAAGGAGGGGTAGGGCATGGCAAGCCGTCCGGAAATCCCGAAGTGGCTACGCTTTTTGCGGGAGAGGGTCCCGGTCAACATCGAGGTTTTTGAGGAGCTTTCCAAGGAGCCCATCCCCCACCACATGAAGAACTGGTGGTACTGCCTGGGTGGAACGCCCCTCATGCTGCTGGCCGTACAGGTGGTGACCGGCATCCTTTTGACCTTTTACTACCGCCCGTCCCCCGAAGACGCTTACAACTCGGTGCGCATGATTACCGAGGAAATCCCCTTTGGCTGGTGGATCCGCTCGGTGCATCACTGGGCCGCCAATCTCATGGTGCTGGCGGTGGGCCTGCACATGATTCGTGTGTTTTTCACCGGAGCTTACCGCAAGCCGCGAGAGCTCAATTGGGTGGTGGGCACGGGTTTGCTGTTTACCACGCTGGGTTTTGCCTTTACCGGCTATGCCCTGGTTTATGACCAGCTCTCCTACTGGGCAGCCACCGTGGGCACCAACGTGGCGGAGCAGTTCCCGGTCATCGGTCCGTGGATCGCCAGACTTCTTCGTGGCGGCGAAGCCGTCAACCCCACCACCCTCACGCGGTTTTTCGTGTTTCACGTGGGGGCGATGCCCACGCTGATGGTGATTCTCCTGGGCATGCACATTTTCCTCTTGCGGGTGCACGGCGTTATGGAGCTGGAAGCCCCGGAGGAGGTGCAGCAAACCCCATTGACCGTGGAAGAAGACCGGGAAGGCAAGAGGCGCTTCGATCCCAACCGTTTCTTTGCCTTTTTCCCCGATCACGTGACCACCGAGCTTCTGGTGGGGATGTTCCTGTTGACGCTCCTGACCATGCTAGCTATTGTCTTTCCAGCCCACTTGGGGCCACCGGCCAACCCCGACGAGACCCCGCTCCACATCAAGCCCGAGTGGTACTTCTACCCGGTGTTTCGCTGGTTGAAGCTGGTGCCACTGTGGCTGGCCATGGGTGGCCTGCTGGTTGGCGGCTTGGCCTTCGTGCTGTGGCCTTTTATTGACGGCTGGATCCGCAGGGTCAAACCGCGCAGTGAATTGGGAACTGCCGTTGGCGCGGTGGCGGCTTTGCTGTTGGTGACTTTCTTGCTTTGGGAAGCATTAGCCACGCACTAACACGAGGGGAGGGTTTATGAGCCTTCAGTTCAAGAAGATCATCGTCGCGATATTTGCCGTGGCCTTTACGGCTGCCGTAATCATCGTTGGGCTTATCGAAAAGGAGCGGGCCAAGCCGGAAAAAGCCGCCGCGGCGTACGCCGATGAGGCCACCAAGGCGTGCATTACCTGCCATGACGAGAAGCACGTGGCGGTGGACTGGAGCCGGCAGTGGGAGCAGTCCCGCCACGCGCAGAAGGGTATTGGCTGCATGGCCTGCCATGAGGCCAAGGACGGTGACAAAGACCTGTGGCTGCACGAGGGCTACAAG comes from the Thermoanaerobaculum aquaticum genome and includes:
- a CDS encoding endonuclease V; its protein translation is MARGEAEAFLRSVAQRVREVPLPFVPSLLVGADVAYGERQAVAAVVVWDLREGKVVWEETREGPVAAEYRPGLFFLREAPLVLPLLSRVPLDGWVALLHGHGMAHPLGAGLASVVGVLLGRPTVGCAGSLLCGRGGEPGEEKGSWSPVWWQGKRVGAFLRTRAGVKPLVVSVGHGLTLEEAVGLVHAASVYRFPEPLRLADALARKSLRAAAGGV
- a CDS encoding sensor histidine kinase; translated protein: MRKNDAVVPVDEEALQLLYDAVRCLPAGLIVVSEDGRIAFCNPLADAIRGVGERVGHPVAECHPPRALPALDRLLERFRHAPADRDHPLVVERGGKWEVLYQRITGEDGRFRGVVWLAHDISRHKLLQQQLLHHERMAGLGSMAARLAHDIKNPLNIIAGAAHNLKELVSDSVAREMVGLVEDQVRRVEDLLAQLRELTRPLKPRFGQVAVNELFSEYLGKQPPEVRERVELIPLAEELQARLDPDLLVRFLDNALANALHHSPTVVLSLGVATEPEGEWLSVTVRDFGPGFPQEVLDRLFEPFVSTRPDGLGLGLTIMREVCVLHGGDLQVANHPEGGALVTGRLATR
- a CDS encoding sigma-54-dependent transcriptional regulator, yielding MSHQGRVFLVEDEPAAVRVTQLALERAGFEVVACEDASSALRRFDEVHPDVVLADYLLPGLSGLELLRYVIRRAPDVPVVLITGHGSEKLAVEALKLGAYSYLPKPLDFEELALVLRRAVELKRLREESRQARLASVTEELVGRSQALAQVRQLIADIAPTEVTVLILGETGTGKELVARAIHRASRRARGRFVAVNCAAIPETLLEAELFGYVKGAFTGAEARREGKFVAASGGTLFLDEVGELPLSLQPKLLRALEEKEVTPLGSDRPVAVDVRLVAATNRDLEALVKEGRFRPDLYFRLNVVPIHLPPLRERREDIEPLVQYLLPRIAARHGKPIRDVQPELYAWLSAQDWPGNVRELENTLERLVVLSSDGVLRVPAGGGGLLHPFYEEKERVLAAFEKEYLRQALQMVQGNLAELSRRSGISPRHLYNLLRKHGLHQEKSE
- a CDS encoding QcrA and Rieske domain-containing protein, whose translation is MAESNRREFLVNLILGLSVIPGFAWAARHVLRYLVPPKSQRTTEVLLTRLSDLPVGSGREFKGVLGNDLIAARLPSGDVRVFSSICTHLGCHIQWDQVAGNFLCPCHLGRFDTEGKVLAGPPPTPLPSFAVRVSGNDVYVTVPVKEG
- a CDS encoding cytochrome b encodes the protein MASRPEIPKWLRFLRERVPVNIEVFEELSKEPIPHHMKNWWYCLGGTPLMLLAVQVVTGILLTFYYRPSPEDAYNSVRMITEEIPFGWWIRSVHHWAANLMVLAVGLHMIRVFFTGAYRKPRELNWVVGTGLLFTTLGFAFTGYALVYDQLSYWAATVGTNVAEQFPVIGPWIARLLRGGEAVNPTTLTRFFVFHVGAMPTLMVILLGMHIFLLRVHGVMELEAPEEVQQTPLTVEEDREGKRRFDPNRFFAFFPDHVTTELLVGMFLLTLLTMLAIVFPAHLGPPANPDETPLHIKPEWYFYPVFRWLKLVPLWLAMGGLLVGGLAFVLWPFIDGWIRRVKPRSELGTAVGAVAALLLVTFLLWEALATH